One part of the Pseudoliparis swirei isolate HS2019 ecotype Mariana Trench chromosome 6, NWPU_hadal_v1, whole genome shotgun sequence genome encodes these proteins:
- the LOC130195483 gene encoding G-protein coupled receptor 22-like, with translation MHILPCPEQEATMSNVTVTDNTEPISRNMSPASPSPYPYPVSFQVSLTCFLMLEILLGMSSNLTVLVLYCMKSNLISSVSNIVTMNLHVLDVLICVGCIPLTIVVVLLSLEGDTALVCCFHEACVSFASVATAANVLAITLDRYDISVKPANRVLTMGRALTLLSAIWVLSFVSFLVPFIEVGFFAQGHADLNQTVVDNVVHTNQYYTELGLYYHLLAQIPIFFFTAIVMLITYSKILQALNIRIGTRFHASQKKKARRKKSPSVTAMTTQHEATDASQSSGSRMPTLGMRTSVSVIIALRRAVKRHRERRERQKRVFRMSLLIVSTFMLCWTPITVLNTVILSVGPSDLMVKLRLGFLVMAYGTTIFHPLLYAFTRQKFQKVLKSKMKKRVVSIIEADPTPNNTIIHNSWIDPKRNKKVTFEDKDTRQKCLSSEVVG, from the coding sequence ATGCATATCCTTCCCTGCCCTGAACAAGAAGCCACCATGAGCAACGTCACGGTCACCGACAACACTGAGCCCATCAGCCGCAACATGAGTCCGGCAAGCCCTAGCCCGTATCCCTATCCTGTCAGTTTCCAGGTCTCCCTGACTTGCTTCCTAATGCTGGAAATCCTCCTGGGAATGAGCTCCAACCTCACTGTGCTTGTCCTTTACTGTATGAAGTCCAACCTCATTAGCTCTGTCAGTAACATCGTCACTATGAACCTCCATGTGTTGGATGTGCTCATTTGTGTGGGCTGCATCCCCCTCACTATTGTGGTGGTGTTGCTCTCCCTGGAGGGAGACACTGCACTCGTGTGCTGCTTCCATGAAGCCTGCGTCTCCTTCGCTAGCGTCGCTACTGCCGCTAATGTGCTTGCCATCACCCTCGATCGCTACGACATCTCGGTCAAACCAGCCAACCGGGTGCTGACCATGGGCCGTGCCCTGACCTTGCTGTCTGCCATTTGGGTGCTATCCTTTGTCAGTTTCCTGGTACCCTTTATTGAGGTGGGCTTCTTTGCCCAGGGTCATGCTGATCTGAACCAGACAGTGGTGGATAATGTGGTCCACACGAACCAGTACTACACAGAACTTGGCCTCTATTACCATCTGCTTGCTCAGATTCCTATTTTCTTCTTCACTGCCATTGTCATGCTCATCACCTACTCAAAGATCCTGCAGGCACTCAACATTCGCATTGGCACGCGTTTCCACGcttcacagaagaagaaggctcGCAGGAAAAAAAGTCCATCCGTGACAGCCATGACAACACAGCACGAGGCCACAGATGCATCCCAGAGCAGTGGAAGCCGCATGCCCACACTGGGAATGCGTACCTCTGTCTCCGTCATCATCGCCTTGCGCAGGGCTGTTAAGCGCCACAGAGAAAGGCGAGAGCGCCAGAAGAGGGTGTTCAGGATGTCCCTCCTGATTGTGTCTACCTTCATGCTGTGCTGGACGCCCATCACAGTGCTCAACACAGTCATCCTGAGTGTGGGCCCCAGTGACCTAATGGTCAAGTTGAGACTGGGCTTCCTGGTCATGGCTTATGGGACCACTATCTTTCACCCTCTGCTCTATGCCTTCACGAGGCAGAAGTTCCAGAAAGTCTTAAAAAGCAAGATGAAGAAGCGAGTGGTGTCAATCATCGAGGCAGATCCTACCCCTAACAATACCATTATCCACAACTCCTGGATCGAcccaaagaggaacaaaaaggtGACATTTGAGGACAAAGACACCCGACAGAAATGTCTGTCTTCTGAGGTCGTGGGGTGA